The nucleotide sequence GTTGCATTGTGGGATCAGCTATTACTGATAAGTTTGCTCCAGTAACATTTTCTAAATTTGTCCGAGCATGTGTAATAAAATGCTCAATAGCTTGTTTGAAAAAATCATTTTTTAAATAGAGCGCTGCAATGAGATCATTGCTGGGTATACAATGCTTACCATAGCATTCATAAATGGTTTTTATGACGTCAAACATACCTTCTTCAGTTAGTTGGGTGGTGAACATATTAAAGAAATAATTATTTTTTGGGAATTTTTTGTTAATTGCATTGTTAATGACTGAGATCATCTCATCAAGAGCAATGCATGTGTTCAATTGTTCTGAACTATTTACTCTTGTATAGATAGGTTGCAGTTCCGTATCCATTGTGAAAATCGTGTGTTGAATGCACAGTAAAAGCAGTGATACAGCGGCAAGGTTGTACTTCATGTAAAATTCCTTTTCTCTTTTTTGAGAGTAGTATAAGCAGGAAAAATTATAAGATCAAAAAAAGGGCTTTGCTAAAATAGCAAAGCCCTTTTTTTAGAGATACAATCTTTTTAGTACATTCCGCCCATGCCACCACCCATTCCACCCATATTAGGCATATTAGGTGTTTCTTTTTTATCTTCAGCAATATCACAAATTGATGCTTCTGTTGTCAGCAATAATCCTGCGATTGATGCTGCATGTTGAATAGCTGAACGTGTTACTTTAGCAGGATCAATAATACCCGCTTTAACCATATCAACATATTCACCTTTTTTAGCATCAAAACCAATATTGCCAGATTCAGCTTTTACCTTATTGGTAATGACTGAAGCTTCGTAACCTGCATTTGATGAAATCACACGGAGTGGTTCTTCCAAAGCACGGCGAACGATTTGTACACCAAGACGTTGATCGCCTTCAAGTTGTAGTTCATCAACCGCTTTTTGTGCGCGGATCAATGCAACGCCACCACCAGCAACAATACCTTCTTCAATTGCAGCGCGTGTTGCGTTGAGTGCATCTTCGATGCGATCTTTCTTTTCTTTCATTTCAGTTTCTGTTGCTGCACCAACTTTGATAACTGCAACGCCGCCAGCAAGTTTTGCTAAGCGTTCTTGCATTTTTTCTTTGTCGTAATCAGATGTGCTATTTTCGATCTGCATTCTGATTTGCATTACACGACCTTTGATAGCATCGACGTCGCCTTGGCCTTCGATGATTGTGCAATTATCTTTGGTAAGTACTACACGTTTTGTTGTACCAAGATCAGTCAGCTGAATGTTTTCTAGTTTTAAGCCAATATCTTCTGAGATAAGTTTACCACCAGTTACAATTGCAATGTCTTCCAGCATAGCTTTGCGACGATCGCCAAAACCAGGAGCTTTAACAGCAGCAATATTAAGCACACCACGTAATCTGTTTACTACTAATGTTGCAAGTGCTTCGCCTTCAACATCTTCAGCGATGATTAACAGTGAGCGACCAGTTTTTGCAACTTGTTCCAAAATAGGGAGCAAGCTTTTCATGTTGGTAACTTTTTTTTCTACAATCAACAAGAATGGATTTTCTAGCAATGCTTCCATTTTTTCTTGATTGGTAACAAAGTATGGAGAAAGAT is from Candidatus Babeliales bacterium and encodes:
- the groL gene encoding chaperonin GroEL (60 kDa chaperone family; promotes refolding of misfolded polypeptides especially under stressful conditions; forms two stacked rings of heptamers to form a barrel-shaped 14mer; ends can be capped by GroES; misfolded proteins enter the barrel where they are refolded when GroES binds) codes for the protein GPLGRNVVLERAYGAPSITKDGVTVAKEITLEDKLENMGAQMVREVASKTADIAGDGTTTATVLAQAIFREGNKFVTAGANPMELKRGIDKAVEVVVETIKKNSAAVSDKKEIQQIATISANSDETIGDLIAEAMERVGRDGVITVEEARGMKDELSVVEGMQFDRGYLSPYFVTNQEKMEALLENPFLLIVEKKVTNMKSLLPILEQVAKTGRSLLIIAEDVEGEALATLVVNRLRGVLNIAAVKAPGFGDRRKAMLEDIAIVTGGKLISEDIGLKLENIQLTDLGTTKRVVLTKDNCTIIEGQGDVDAIKGRVMQIRMQIENSTSDYDKEKMQERLAKLAGGVAVIKVGAATETEMKEKKDRIEDALNATRAAIEEGIVAGGGVALIRAQKAVDELQLEGDQRLGVQIVRRALEEPLRVISSNAGYEASVITNKVKAESGNIGFDAKKGEYVDMVKAGIIDPAKVTRSAIQHAASIAGLLLTTEASICDIAEDKKETPNMPNMGGMGGGMGGMY